A window from Humidesulfovibrio mexicanus encodes these proteins:
- a CDS encoding DMT family transporter, translating into MFLLGATALIWSSGGLAIKAVDLPPMAMTGVRSALSALTLAALFRGRLDLSFTPARICAAFSYAAMLITNVAATKMTTAANAILLAYTAPVYVALLAPRLLGEKTRLADWLFVGVTLTGMALFFLDKMSAQGLWGNLVAVGTGVSYAAFTLSMRAQALQNKANASPVEGVLWGHALTALIGLPFLLPELSQGRPDLAGWAGLAYLGVIQQGLSLALYVWCIARLGALEAILIMTLEPILNPVWVAFGLGELPGLWACVGGGVVLAAVTLRGVAQVRPQATKSPGKTG; encoded by the coding sequence ATGTTCCTGCTGGGGGCCACCGCCCTCATCTGGAGTTCCGGCGGCCTGGCCATCAAGGCCGTGGACCTGCCGCCCATGGCCATGACCGGCGTGCGCAGCGCCCTGTCCGCCCTCACCCTGGCCGCGCTCTTCCGGGGGCGGCTCGACCTGTCTTTTACGCCCGCGCGCATATGCGCCGCGTTCAGCTATGCGGCCATGCTCATCACCAACGTTGCCGCCACAAAAATGACCACCGCGGCCAACGCCATCCTGCTGGCCTATACCGCGCCGGTCTATGTGGCGCTTCTGGCCCCGCGCCTGCTGGGCGAGAAGACCCGCCTGGCGGACTGGCTCTTTGTTGGCGTCACCTTGACGGGCATGGCGCTGTTCTTTCTGGACAAGATGTCCGCGCAGGGGCTGTGGGGCAACCTTGTGGCCGTGGGCACGGGCGTCAGCTACGCGGCCTTCACCCTGTCCATGCGCGCCCAGGCCCTGCAAAACAAGGCGAACGCCTCGCCCGTGGAGGGCGTGCTCTGGGGCCATGCGCTCACGGCGCTCATCGGCCTGCCCTTCCTGCTGCCGGAGCTTTCCCAGGGACGGCCGGACCTGGCCGGATGGGCCGGGCTCGCCTACCTGGGCGTAATCCAGCAAGGGCTGTCCCTGGCGCTCTACGTGTGGTGCATCGCGCGGCTGGGCGCGCTGGAAGCCATCCTCATCATGACCCTGGAGCCCATTCTGAACCCGGTGTGGGTGGCCTTCGGCCTGGGCGAGCTGCCCGGCCTGTGGGCCTGCGTGGGCGGCGGGGTGGTGCTGGCGGCCGTCACCCTGCGCGGCGTGGCGCAAGTCAGACCGCAAGCAACCAAAAGCCCTGGCAAAACGGGCTGA
- a CDS encoding GGDEF domain-containing protein → MEQLLQVDIRTVLLLMSLGNMAAAGLLVFYGALRRNTPEGVFTLAKLVLGPGWLLLLLRGYVPDACSFGLGNGLLMAGFWLEAASIKVLDAQQAIPPGPAPRVFPLGVVAAAMLLGFLSTWLLSHPGLRIAATSTVASGCFALSASRLFFGASRPSPLRLSLGAGFVALTLATLGRTVVALTSEGFTIFSTSPLHGALFALLYTLMFAGTFGLVLVLKENTDRTLVRIATQDELTGAPNRRALLANARALTAMARREGQPLAAFMLDIDRFKQVNDTFGHATGDEVLRDLARVIRNGLRTYDAYGRYGGEEFVAVLPGLDRQAALRVAERIRASAEASQPTENPHVRYTVSIGVALCAAEDDCTDENERLLELLDRADQAMYEAKRLGRNRVQLEAAEEDAALGATRGTDAPA, encoded by the coding sequence ATGGAGCAGCTGTTGCAGGTGGACATCCGCACCGTGCTGCTGCTCATGTCCCTTGGCAACATGGCCGCGGCCGGGCTGCTGGTGTTCTACGGAGCCCTGCGGCGCAACACCCCGGAAGGCGTCTTCACCCTGGCCAAGCTGGTGCTGGGGCCGGGCTGGCTGCTGCTGCTGCTGCGCGGGTATGTGCCCGACGCGTGCTCCTTCGGCCTGGGCAACGGCCTGCTCATGGCCGGCTTCTGGCTCGAGGCCGCCAGCATCAAGGTGCTGGACGCCCAGCAGGCCATTCCGCCCGGTCCTGCGCCGCGCGTGTTCCCCCTGGGCGTTGTGGCCGCAGCCATGCTGCTGGGATTCCTGTCCACCTGGCTGCTGTCGCATCCCGGTCTACGCATCGCCGCCACCTCCACCGTCGCCTCCGGCTGTTTCGCCCTCTCGGCCTCCCGTCTGTTTTTCGGCGCTTCCCGGCCCTCGCCCCTGCGCCTTTCCCTGGGCGCGGGCTTCGTGGCCCTCACCCTGGCCACGCTCGGGCGCACGGTCGTGGCCCTCACCAGCGAGGGCTTCACCATCTTCAGCACCTCGCCGCTGCACGGAGCGCTGTTCGCCCTGCTCTACACCCTCATGTTCGCCGGAACCTTCGGCCTGGTGCTGGTGCTCAAGGAAAACACCGACCGCACCCTGGTGCGCATCGCCACCCAGGACGAGCTTACCGGTGCGCCCAACCGCAGGGCGCTCTTGGCCAACGCCCGCGCCCTGACGGCCATGGCCCGGCGCGAGGGCCAGCCGTTGGCCGCCTTCATGCTGGACATCGACCGCTTCAAGCAGGTGAACGACACCTTTGGCCACGCCACCGGCGACGAGGTGCTGCGCGACCTGGCGCGGGTCATCCGCAACGGCCTGCGCACCTACGACGCCTATGGCCGCTATGGCGGCGAGGAATTCGTGGCCGTGCTGCCCGGACTCGACAGACAGGCCGCCCTGCGCGTGGCCGAGCGCATCCGCGCCTCTGCCGAGGCCAGCCAGCCCACGGAAAACCCCCACGTGCGCTACACCGTGAGCATCGGCGTTGCCCTGTGCGCGGCCGAAGACGACTGCACCGACGAAAACGAGCGCCTGCTTGAACTGCTGGACCGCGCGGACCAGGCCATGTACGAGGCCAAGCGCCTGGGCAGAAACCGCGTGCAGCTCGAAGCCGCCGAGGAAGACGCAGCCCTCGGCGCCACGCGCGGCACGGACGCCCCCGCGTGA
- a CDS encoding YifB family Mg chelatase-like AAA ATPase: MIAIARTAALLGIEAVPVSLEVDLARSGMPAFTLVGLAEGAVREAKERVLSALKNAGHRLPPARITVNLAPADLRKEGSAYDLPLALGLLAAAEELDAERLEGWMLAGELSLDGRIGPVPGVLPLAMAAREQGCKGVIVPAENAAEAAVAQGVDVFGAATLAEAVGIVSGALSPRAVQVDVEALWAEQEAAAGDYSEVKGQDHAKRAIEIAAAGGHNLLFVGPPGSGKTMLAQRIPTVLPPLSFDEALEVTKIYSVAGMLPRETALIVRRPFRPPHHTISDAGLIGGGANPRPGEVSLAHRGVLFLDELPEFKKHVLEVLRQPLEDGRVTISRAALSLTYPSDFMLVAAMNPCPCGYLTDDRHECTCQPLAIARYRSRISGPLMDRIDLQVEVPAVPYDDLKAPRGSRDSAAMRQGILKVRAIQAERYKGLRIRLNSELTGAALECWCQVGEAEQRFLGQAVHRLGLSARAYTRVLRIARTIADLEDAEAIGIGHLAEAINFRTMDRVNPPGA, translated from the coding sequence GTGATCGCCATCGCCCGCACCGCAGCCCTGCTGGGCATAGAGGCCGTGCCCGTGTCCCTGGAAGTGGACCTGGCCCGGTCCGGAATGCCCGCCTTCACCCTGGTTGGCCTGGCCGAAGGGGCCGTGCGCGAGGCCAAGGAGCGCGTGCTCTCGGCCCTCAAAAATGCCGGGCACCGGCTGCCGCCCGCGCGCATCACCGTGAATTTGGCCCCTGCGGACCTGCGCAAGGAGGGCAGCGCCTACGATCTGCCCCTGGCTTTGGGCCTGCTGGCCGCTGCCGAGGAACTGGACGCCGAGCGCCTGGAGGGCTGGATGCTGGCGGGCGAGCTGTCCCTGGACGGGCGCATCGGCCCGGTGCCGGGGGTGCTGCCCCTGGCCATGGCCGCACGCGAGCAGGGCTGCAAGGGAGTCATCGTGCCTGCGGAGAACGCGGCCGAGGCCGCCGTGGCGCAGGGCGTGGACGTGTTCGGCGCGGCCACCCTGGCCGAGGCCGTGGGCATCGTTTCGGGCGCGCTGTCGCCCCGGGCCGTACAGGTGGACGTGGAGGCCCTGTGGGCCGAGCAGGAGGCCGCCGCGGGCGACTATTCCGAGGTCAAGGGCCAGGACCACGCCAAGCGCGCCATAGAGATCGCCGCCGCAGGCGGGCACAACCTGCTCTTCGTGGGCCCGCCGGGCAGCGGCAAGACCATGCTGGCCCAGCGCATCCCCACCGTGCTACCGCCCTTGTCCTTCGACGAGGCCCTGGAGGTGACCAAGATCTACTCCGTGGCCGGGATGCTCCCGCGCGAGACCGCGCTCATCGTGCGCCGCCCCTTCCGTCCGCCGCACCACACCATCTCGGACGCCGGGCTCATCGGCGGCGGGGCCAACCCCAGGCCCGGCGAGGTGTCGCTGGCGCACCGGGGCGTGCTCTTCCTGGACGAACTGCCGGAGTTCAAGAAGCACGTGCTGGAGGTGCTGCGCCAGCCCCTGGAGGACGGCCGGGTTACCATCAGCCGCGCCGCGCTGTCCCTCACCTACCCGTCGGACTTCATGCTCGTGGCGGCCATGAACCCCTGCCCCTGCGGCTACCTGACGGACGACCGGCACGAATGCACCTGCCAGCCGCTGGCCATCGCCCGCTACCGTTCGCGCATCTCCGGCCCGCTCATGGACCGCATCGATCTACAGGTGGAAGTGCCCGCCGTGCCGTATGACGACCTGAAAGCCCCGCGCGGCAGCCGCGACTCCGCGGCCATGCGCCAGGGCATCCTCAAGGTGCGCGCCATCCAGGCCGAACGGTACAAGGGCCTGCGCATCCGCCTGAACAGCGAGTTGACAGGCGCGGCTTTGGAGTGCTGGTGCCAAGTGGGCGAGGCGGAGCAGCGCTTCCTCGGCCAGGCCGTGCACCGCCTGGGCCTCTCGGCCCGGGCCTATACGCGCGTCTTGCGCATCGCCCGCACCATAGCCGACCTGGAAGACGCGGAGGCCATCGGCATCGGGCACCTGGCCGAGGCCATCAACTTCCGCACCATGGACCGCGTGAACCCGCCGGGGGCGTGA
- the lepB gene encoding signal peptidase I, which produces MNPRWLKTLKEYIEALLVAVVLALIIRAFIVQAFKIPTGSMLETLQIGDQLLVSKFHYGVRLPFTDRVLIPVYEPARGDVIVFEYPYDAKLDANRPQLDGVDFVKRIVGLPGDVVEIRAKEVYVNGEHVTGEYIQHVREDVEENPLPEGHPAVTVDPAAYFDHCEDTTSVCRAKRDWMPPMTVPQGQFFVMGDNRDESFDSRFWGFVKREAIRGKAMIIYWSWTGPTEIRWERLGRLIH; this is translated from the coding sequence CGAGGCGCTGCTCGTCGCGGTGGTCCTGGCCCTCATCATCCGGGCCTTCATCGTCCAGGCCTTCAAGATCCCCACCGGCTCCATGCTTGAGACGCTCCAGATCGGCGACCAGCTGCTGGTGAGCAAATTCCACTACGGGGTCAGGCTTCCCTTCACCGACCGCGTGCTGATTCCGGTGTACGAGCCCGCCCGCGGCGACGTCATCGTCTTCGAATACCCGTACGACGCCAAACTCGACGCCAACCGCCCGCAGTTGGACGGTGTGGATTTCGTCAAGCGCATCGTGGGCCTGCCCGGCGACGTGGTGGAGATCCGCGCCAAGGAGGTCTACGTCAATGGCGAGCATGTCACCGGAGAATACATCCAGCACGTGCGCGAGGACGTGGAGGAAAATCCGCTGCCTGAGGGGCATCCCGCCGTCACCGTGGACCCGGCGGCCTATTTCGACCACTGCGAGGACACCACCAGCGTGTGCCGCGCCAAGCGCGACTGGATGCCTCCCATGACTGTGCCCCAAGGCCAGTTCTTCGTCATGGGCGACAACCGCGACGAGTCCTTTGACTCGCGTTTCTGGGGGTTTGTGAAGCGCGAGGCCATTCGCGGCAAGGCCATGATCATCTACTGGTCCTGGACCGGACCCACGGAGATCCGCTGGGAGCGGCTAGGCCGCTTGATTCATTAG